One segment of Pyricularia oryzae 70-15 chromosome 3, whole genome shotgun sequence DNA contains the following:
- a CDS encoding translocation protein sec63, whose product MSSDYSYDETGHLWPFFVFTLTTIVTLPLTYALVNRSRDPAAKFPRIKTEYKPKHGDLVQSQKSAYKRKNRTLGLTLFVLGGWAVMGYMLYLISVTEAPVNKLWNPYDILGLSETASEKVIKKTYKELSRRLHPDKVKPDPAKNETIESLNDKYVEISKAYQALTDEDVRNNYIQFGHPDGKQGFSINIALPKVIVSDGNGKYVVLVYFMLFGVLLPYWVGSWWYGTQKRSKEGPLMESANRLFREYEDDIDEGGVISALSSGREFEDVFKGNKADSGLSKIESRILAAGETSQFAAGMSLKEKEKLDDLDNGVRRKVLDLLWAYLGRIELDDAELTKAKFEVAPIAHSLTKSFTAIALAYGNTAPILASYYASQILIQAIPPKASPLLQLPHFTPSLAKAIEGDSRVRMSLQRFMDQPDSQRRSQAIGDGLLTEAQYKEAVEVAKQLPFLRVAKAYFKVTGEKYIIPSSLVTLVVKGRFVPPGSENVPEIVGTDLEDVDPAEDDLDAILGRKKKQVGKDERGKPVYGADDETPVVPPLAYAPYFARDHSPRWNVFLTDSKQGKMAVPPFTFAQFDKPIFKDDGKTPTYEMQTLKAQFQAPPQAGHYTFVMHVVCDSYVGFDTKMEVTLVVDEASRAAEMTDEEEISEPDEDSIAGIMSAAKGGAPPPRKKKQAVEEDESDDESGTEEEADDTSDTNTDTEDES is encoded by the exons ATGAGTAGCGACTACTCATACGACGAGACGGGCCACCTTTGGCCCTTCTTTGTCTTCACGCTGACAACAATTGTCACTCTTCCCCTCACATATGCCCTCGTAAACCGATCGAGGGACCCCGCAGCCAAGTTCCCGCGGATCAAGACCGAGTATAAGCCCAAGCATGGCGATTTGGTACAGTCGCAAAAGTCGGCATACAAACGGAAGAATCGCACGCTTGGCCTGACCCTCTTTGTTCTGGGCGGATGGGCCGTCATGGGCTACATGCTTTACCTGATCAGCGTCACCGAAGCCCCTGTTAACAAGCTCTGGAACCCCTATGACATTCTGGGTCTCTCCGAAACCGCATCTGAAAAGGTCATCAAGAAAACCTACAAGGAATTGTCGCGACGCCTGCACCCCGACAAGGTCAAGCCCGACCCCGCCAAAAACGAGACAATCGAGTCATTGAACGATAAATACGTCGAGATCTCCAAGGCCTACCAAGCGCTGACGGACGAGGATGTCCGGAATAACTACATCCAGTTTGGTCACCCCGACGGCAAGCAAGGTTTCAGTATCAACATTGCCCTCCCCAAGGTGATTGTCTCGGACGGAAACGGAAAATACGTTGTTCTTGTCTACTTCATGCTGTTTGGAGTTTTGCTGCCTTACTGGGTCGGCTCGTGGTGGTACGGCACCCAGAAGCGCTCCAAGGAAGGCCCGCTGATGGAGAGCGCAAACCGCCTGTTTAGGGAGTACGAGGATGATATTGACGAGGGCGGTGTTATCTCTGCACTGAGCTCCGGCAGGGAGTTTGAGGATGTCTTCAAAGGCAACAAGGCCGATTCTGGACTGTCCAAGATTGAATCAAGGATACTGGCAGCCGGCGAAACCTCGCAATTCGCTGCGGGAATGTCCCTCAAGGAAAAGGAGAAACTTGATGACCTCGATAACGGCGTGCGACGAAAGGTACTGGACTTGCTTTGGGCATACCTGGGACGCATCGAGCTTGACGACGCTGAGCTCACCAAGGCCAAGTTTGAGGTCGCTCCAATCGCCCACTCCCTCACAAAATCCTTCACGGCCATTGCCTTGGCTTATGGAAACACCGCTCCTATTTTGGCCTCATACTACGCCAGCCAGATCCTCATCCAGGCAATCCCGCCCAAGGCATCCCCGCTTCTTCAACTGCCCCACTTCACGCCGTCTCTCGCTAAGGCCATCGAAGGAGACTCCAGGGTACGCATGTCATTGCAGCGATTCATGGACCAGCCCGACTCCCAGCGTCGAAGCCAAGCTATCGGTGACGGTTTGCTCACTGAAGCCCAGTATAAAGAGGCCGTCGAGGTCGCGAAGCAGCTGCCTTTCCTGCGTGTTGCCAAGGCTTATTTTAAGGTCACCGGCGAGAAGTACATCATTCCATCGTCTCTAGTCACACTCGTGGTCAAGGGCCGGTTTGTGCCTCCTGGAAGTGAAAACGTCCCCGAGATTGTCGGAACAGACCTGGAGGACGTGGACCCGGCCGAGGATGACTTAGACGCTATTCTTGGACGCAAAAAGAAGCAAGTGGGCAAAGATGAACGTGGGAAGCCTGTGTATGGAGCCGATGACGAGACACCCGTTGTACCGCCTCTGGCTTATGCTCCGTATTTTGCACGCGATCATTCTCCACGCTGGAATGTCTTTCTCACAGACTCCAAACAAGGCAAGATGGCCGTACCACCCTTTACATTTGCGCAGTTTGACAAGCCGATATTCAAGGATGATGGCAAGACTCCGACATATGAGATGCAAACACTGAAGGCCCAGTTCCAGGCGCCTCCGCAAGCTGGCCACTACACATTCGTTATGCACGTAGTGTGTGACAGCTATGTTGGGTTCGACACCAAGATGGAAGTTACCCTAGTTGTTGATGAGGCGAGtagggcagccgaaatgacAGATGAGGAGGAGATCAGCGAGCCAGACGAAG ATTCTATCGCTGGCATCATGAGTGCTGCTAAAGGTGGTGCACCACCCCCACGAAAGAAGAAGCAGGCCGTCGAGGAAGACGAATCAGATGATGAGAGTGGAACGGAAGAAGAAGCGGATGATACAAGCGATACGAACACTGACACTGAGGATGAGTCTTGA
- a CDS encoding DNA-directed RNA polymerase I, producing MSDFGGDDDMGGGGGYHEEAAFDDVEPEEIFDEEVPLDDDEDNEDANVVVSGDPNAAARATGQKLSHKDKKIPNDKRTTTPFMTKYEKARILGTRALQISMNAPVLVDLEGETDPLQIAIKELAEKKIPLIIRRYMPDGYYEDWTCEELLQ from the exons ATGTCCGACTTCGGCGGCGATGATGATATGGGAGGAGGTGGCGG ATACCACGAGGAAGCCGCCTTCGATGATGTAGAGCCCGAAGAGATCTTTGACGAGGAAGTCCCActcgatgacgatgaggacAACGAAGACGCCAACGTAGTCGTTTCGGGTGACCCCAACGCGGCTGCCCGCGCCACCGGCCAGAAGTTGTCAcacaaggacaagaaaatCCCCAACGACAAACGGACGACGACCCCATTCATGACAAAGTACGAGAAGGCACGCATTCTGGGAACGAGGGCATTGCAAATCAGCATGAACGCTCCTGTTTTGGTCGATCTCGAGGGCGAGACGGATCCACTGCAAATCGCTATCAAAGAGCTGGCTGAGAAAAAGATTCCCTTGATAATCCGGCGCTACATGCCCGACGGATA CTACGAGGACTGGACGTGCGAAGAGCTACTCCAatga